The proteins below come from a single Mercenaria mercenaria strain notata chromosome 3, MADL_Memer_1, whole genome shotgun sequence genomic window:
- the LOC128555606 gene encoding uncharacterized protein LOC128555606: MSQFKGVFLLEITEEDDVSDLKKLMTKSFQMKENYYLQNILIVFECKHEDPKRLRALYETVNTSNLSQSTFIIITSIDRSRVAALELNAEQTLIADGIDSVIVSSIDIDSTTSDDEDELSRQFNQLVAKRKGSLWEKYPIKNVCLENLKHSGVIRLPDEIRSIHLRDCDPTIHLVHNATILDVSCQNPLFYDTFNPITIFSSTLTIVSLGFSANSHIFNRSLYKKFANGLSQNAQISSLLLRNMKVGKKVFTVKLEKQEIEQMKISMKTNEDYRRHGARILGPKLEIQTFDREDFNAELERHDSFAAYVILDLICYDLVKTHNAISESYPAKQNNTNEIYLVCFMKRYIDMDSFKGFSLVKRDYCFVSKESLKAENSFNRDEPSFLKTADKEFIAINETVSYHADHLMDTHKNLEAVKVSFVRSSKGQFEHPHPCIVLYCKVKGYIPFGEKCFPKQLAHPFIDKSYETDIREGFFTPCPYLTSRSTEWNKELAFGCSVGEMNTNIAATLGPLVNIKETGETCFLTVRHLFQPLPPLRNDSQIVGVKVVQPADIHLPPRSGVMQDRLCGEVLSSHIGGQIDAALVKICQERIPSRGHFVNITKEDLNFAGLSLTDLPTYDDGDYMDAKTLTVQNNATRRIIKIGNVTSLTKGTLSTTDGVVRETMEYTTLETLYNGSRQKYVVKNQLLVDSYVNKIFCQAGDSGSAVFLADDDNRLYCIGMVIGMLANDCSAVVTPIMNILDILGHKLGKTLELKKFEFDQMDEQ, encoded by the exons ATGTCCCAGTTTAAAGGAGTTTTCCTTTTAGAAATAACTGAAGAAGATGATGTAAGTGATTTGAAAAAACTTATGACCAAATCGTTTCAAATGAAAGAGaattattatttacaaaatatattgattGTATTTGAATGCAAGCATGAAGATCCTAAGAGGCTAAGGGCATTATACGAAACCGTGAACACGTCAAACTTATCGCAGAGCACATTTATAATCATTACAAGCATCGATAGGTCAAGGGTAGCAGCATTAGAACTAAATGCAGAGCAGACACTCATAGCTGACGGGATAGATTCTGTTATTGTAAGTTCTATTGATATCGATTCAACTACCAGTGATGACGAAGACGAGTTAAGTAGACAATTCAATCAGTTAGTCGCAAAGAGAAAAGGCAGTTTATGGGAGAAATACCCTATAAAAAACGTTTGTTTGGAAAATTTGAAGCACAGTGGTGTCATACGTCTTCCAGACGAAATTAGATCAATACATTTGCGCGACTGTGATCCTACCATTCATTTAGTACACAACGCAACAATATTGGATGTTTCATGCCAAAATCCTTTGTTTTACGATACATTCAATCCGATAACTATATTTTCGTCCACATTGACAATTGTTTCATTAGGGTTTTCTGCAAATAGTCATATCTTTAATAGgagtttatataaaaaatttgccAATGGACTCTCGCAAAATGCCCAAATATCATCATTACTTTTGCGCAATatgaaagttggaaaaaaagtttttactgtcaAACTTGAAAAGCAAGAGATTGAACAAatgaaaatatctatgaaaacaaACGAAGATTATCGACGACATGGTGCTCGTATTTTAGGTCCAAAATTGGAGATACAGACGTTTGACAGAGAGGACTTTAATGCTGAGTTAGAACGACACGACTCATTTGCAGCATATGTAATTTTAGATCTGATATGTTACGATCTTGTGAAGACGCACAATGCCATATCAGAAAGTTACCCAGcgaaacaaaataatacaaatgaGATATATCTGGTTTGTTTTATGAAGAGGTACATTGATATGGACTCTTTTAAAGGATTCAGTCTTGTAAAAAGGGATTACTGTTTTGTCAGTAAGGAATCACTCAAGGCGGAAAATTCATTTAACAGAGATGAGCCATCTTTTCTGAAAACAGCTGACAAAGAATTCATTGCAATAAATGAAACCGTCTCATATCATGCGGACCATTTAATGGACACTCATAAAAATTTGGAGGCTGTGAAGGTCAGTTTTGTCAGGTCCTCCAAAGGTCAGTTTGAACATCCACACCcatgtattgttttatattgCAAGGTGAAAGGTTACATACCTTTTGGGGAAAAGTGTTTTCCAAAACAGTTGGCCCATCCGTTTATAGAcaaatcatatgaaacagacattCGTGAAGGTTTCTTCACACCTTGTCCATATCTAACAAGCCGTAGTACAGAATGGAATAAAGAACTTGCATTCGGTTGCAGTGTTGGTGAAATGAACACCAACATAGCAGCAACACTTGGACCATTGGTCAACATAAAAGAAACAGGTGAGACTTGTTTTCTAACAGTTCGTCATTTATTCCAACCACTACCACCGCTTAGAAACGACAGCCAGATTGTGGGAGTTAAGGTTGTTCAACCAGCTGATATACATTTGCCACCACGTTCCGGTGTGATGCAAGATAGGTTATGTGGAGAAGTTTTGAGCAGTCACATAGGAGGACAAATTGATGCAGCTTTGGTGAAAATATGCCAAGAAAGAATACCCAGTAGAGGACACTTTGTTAACATTACGAAAGAAGATTTAAATTTTGCAG GTCTTTCACTCACGGACCTACCTACATATGACGATGGGGATTACATGGATGCAAAAACATTAACAGTACAAAATAATGCAACCAGACGAATCATCAAAATAGGAAATGTAACTTCTCTAACAAAAGGGACGTTGTCAACAACCGACGGGGTTGTCAGGGAAACAATGGAATACACAACATTGGAAACACTTTATAACGGAAGTAGACAAAAGTATGTTGTGAAAAATCAACTTTTGGTAGATTcttatgttaataaaatattttgtcaggCAGGAGACTCGGGTTCTGCAGTGTTTCTTGCGGATGATGACAACCGTTTATATTGCATTGGTATGGTTATAGGGATGCTGGCAAATGACTGCTCGGCAGTTGTTACACCAATTatgaatattttagatattcttgGGCATAAGTTAGGCAAAACGCTGGAACTTAAAAAGTTTGAGTTTGATCAAATGGATGAACAGTAG